One window of the Eucalyptus grandis isolate ANBG69807.140 chromosome 6, ASM1654582v1, whole genome shotgun sequence genome contains the following:
- the LOC104449571 gene encoding MRN complex-interacting protein — protein MAAAAAAVAATATATFIALQCCQCSTMQVKQQKKSSNKWTCVVCNQKQSVRKVFARAFMAKDVRKFVQSFNMSRLSSDLEAPDPPLEGRGGAVHDSAGGSDGRKLKRSDWSEYLDVEQEKRDDEEEDGGGMKIVTELPKEIFKKPKLRDSSHQSAGSKGDKLFTPSFAKRSNRKQTTFPDEEPKKNQNGLAFSTTNWTNSKRESDIDPVIAPSAAATRNSKWSNYMSQDEVTLQSHVYEDDGDRFGNGVLESKANDQEVEEDIHPDFM, from the exons atggcggcggcggcggcggcggtggcggcgacggcgacggcgaccttCATCGCTCTCCAGTGTTGCCAATGCTCCACAATGCAG GTGAAGCAGCAGAAGAAGAGCAGCAACAAGTGGACGTGCGTCGTCTGCAACCAGAAGCAGTCCGTGAGGAAGGTCTTCGCTCGGGCCTTCATGGCCAAGGACGTCCGCAAGTTCGTCCAGTCCTTCAACATGTCGCGCCTCTCCTCGGATCTCGAAGCCCCAGATCCACCGCtcgaaggaagaggaggagcgGTCCACGATAGTGCGGGCGGCAGCGATGGGAGGAAGCTGAAGAGAAGCGACTGGAGCGAGTATCTCGACGTCGAACAAGAAAAGCGCGACGATGAAGAAG AGGATGGTGGGGGGATGAAGATTGTGACGGAGCTTCCGAAGGAAATTTTCAAGAAGCCCAAACTGAGGGACTCCTCTCATCAATCGGCTGGTTCAAAGGGCGACAAGCTCTTCACACCATCGTTCGCCAAGAGAAGTAACCGAAAACAGACTACTTTTCCAG ATGAAGAGCCAAAGAAGAACCAAAATGGGTTAGCTTTCTCGACTACGAATTGGACAAATTCCAAAAGAGAAAGTGACATCGACCCAGTGATTGCTCCATCAGCTGCAGCCACGAGGAATTCTAAATGGAGCAATTACATGTCACAAGATGAAGTTACCTTGCAGTCCCATGTGTACGAAGATGACGGGGATCGATTTGGTAATGGTGTCTTGGAATCTAAAGCAAATGATCAGGAGGTAGAGGAAGACATTCACCCAGATTTTATGTGA
- the LOC104449572 gene encoding hypoxanthine-guanine phosphoribosyltransferase, which produces MDSHIEEVLWTQDQISARVSELAAEITSDFRAAAAAAASPPVFVAVATGAFLFVADLVRKVELPLVVDFVRSDSYGSGTESSGAPAVSLDLKVDVQGRHVVLVEDIVDTGNTLSCLIGHLKSKGASSISVCAFLDKPVRRKVHFQLVGDGKFYRGFECPDYFVVGYGMDYAELYRSLPYIGVLKPEYYT; this is translated from the exons ATGGACTCTCACATAGAGGAGGTCCTGTGGACCCAGGACCAGATTTCGGCCCGGGTGTCCGAGCTCGCCGCCGAGATCACCTCCGACTTCAgagcagccgccgccgccgccgcctcgcctccggtcttcgtcgccgtcgccaccggCGCCTTCCTCTTCGTGGCCGACCTGGTGAGGAAGGTGGAGCTGCCCCTGGTCGTCGATTTCGTCCGCTCCGATTCCTACGGCTCCGGCACGGAGTCCAGCGGGGCTCCTGCCGTGTCCCTTGACTTGAAGGTGGACGTTCAAGGCAGGCACGTCGTCTTG GTTGAGGACATTGTTGATACGGGGAACACCTTGTCCTGTCTTATTGGCCACTTAAAGTCGAAAGGAGCATCATCTATTTCAGTTTGTGCTTTTCTTGATAAACCAGTGAGGCGAAAGGTTCATTTTCAGTTGGTGGGTGATGGAAAATTCTATCGTGGATTtgag TGTCCGGATTATTTTGTGGTGGGATACGGAATGGATTATGCCGAGCTATACAGGAGCTTGCCCTACATCGGTGTCTTGAAGCCAGAGTACTACACATGA
- the LOC104449573 gene encoding DEAD-box ATP-dependent RNA helicase 39, protein MNARRFISDKRARQFRTWLHCSVLRLSRTSGQRVLHEKRTAADAKLAIAPAMAIRSVGRTLRPLCSNLLPSSLRASAPPLAAEASRPVKPLSTTTTPADDAQTPPRPAESSSRRDSMILERFRLRQRGGSPEPTRSEPPPTRPPPPGERSGGEEVLSGFGPLGLSGEVVEAAEGMGAFVPSEIQCVGIPAILKGQSVVLSSPSGSGRTLAYLLPLVQMLRRDSALFGTERDSPRALLLCSSGESCDKVFSMASFITSHAQVKSSEKCSGDGSEGKGGSPNAPIGLLVGTPEEVLQQIEEGDVMTTAVKYLVLDEADIMLDAGLFPKIQKISSHLKNFAVESNSQHFQAVLVISPISKILEKHAVERLEHDRAGKVAAMLLEIDLKEVLYLIESRDALRKKVADAVESLHVAS, encoded by the exons ATGAACGCGAGAAGATTCATCTCGGACAAGCGTGCAAGACAATTTAGGACTTGGTTGCATTGCTCTGTTTTGCGCCTCTCTCGGACCAGCGGGCAGCGGGTTTTACATGAGAAAAGAACAGCAGCAGATGCGAAACTAGCCATAGCCCCGGCCATGGCCATCAGAAGCGTCGGCAGAACCCTTCGGCCTCTCTGCTCGAACCTCCTTCCTTCGTCACTTCGCGCCTCCGCACCGCCTCTCGCCGCCGAGGCCTCGCGACCCGTTAAGCCtctctccaccaccaccacccccgcCGACGATGCGCAGACTCCGCCGAGACCAGCCGAGTCCAGCTCCAGGAGAGACTCCATGATTCTCGAGAGGTTCAGGCTCAGGCAGCGCGGAGGCTCTCCCGAACCCACGCGGAGCGAGCCGCCCCCGACGCGTCCGCCGCCTCCCGGAGAGAGAAGCGGCGGCGAGGAGGTCCTCTCGGGCTTCGGGCCGCTGGGGCTGAGCGGGGAGGTGGTGGAGGCGGCCGAGGGGATGGGCGCCTTCGTGCCGAGCGAGATTCAGTGCGTTGGGATCCCCGCGATTTTGAAGGGGCAGAGCGTGGTTCTGAGCTCGCCTTCCGGGTCGGGCAGGACTCTGGCGTACTTGTTGCCTCTCGTTCAG ATGCTGAGACGGGATTCGGCATTGTTTGGAACTGAGCGTGACTCCCCGAGGGCTCTCCTGTTATGTTCTTCGGGTGAATCATGTGATAAG GTATTTAGTATGGCAAGTTTCATCACCAGTCATGCACAAgtaaaatcaagtgaaaaatgcAGTGGTGATGGATCAGAAGGTAAGGGAGGTTCGCCAAATGCCCCGATTGGCTTGTTGGTTGGAACCCCTGAAGAGGTCCTTCAGCAAATTGAAGAAGGCGATGTTATGACCACTGCAGTCAAGTACTTG GTTTTGGATGAGGCGGATATCATGTTAGATGCTGGCTTGTTTCCCAAAATACAGAAGATTTCGAGCCACTTGAAGAACTTTGCTGTTGAATCCAATTCTCAGCATTTTCAAGCGGTTCTAGTCATTTCACCTATCTCAAAG ATACTAGAAAAACATGCTGTGGAGCGTCTGGAGCATGATCGAGCTGGTAAAGTGGCTGCAATGCTGCTGGAAATCGACCTGAAAGAAGTGCTCTATCTGATTGAATCTCGAGATGCGTTGAGGAAGAAAGTGGCGGACGCTGTAGAGTCCCTTCATGTGGCTTCTTGA